From the Planktothrix tepida PCC 9214 genome, one window contains:
- a CDS encoding Mini-ribonuclease 3, giving the protein MLHQSLSPEQVQRISPASWAYLGDAVYELYIRSFYLMPPKRSHLYHQLVVSQVRAESQARHLRSLEPHLTEPELEILNRGRNAAFGRPKRLDPKTYQQATSLEALFGYLYLTNPQRLEELFNYLELDSKEGE; this is encoded by the coding sequence ATGCTTCATCAAAGCCTATCACCAGAACAAGTTCAACGGATTTCTCCAGCATCTTGGGCCTATTTAGGAGATGCCGTTTATGAACTGTATATTCGTAGTTTTTATCTGATGCCCCCAAAGCGATCGCATCTGTATCATCAGTTAGTGGTGTCTCAAGTTCGTGCAGAAAGCCAAGCTCGTCACTTGCGATCGCTAGAACCTCACCTCACTGAACCTGAATTAGAAATTTTGAACCGGGGTCGAAATGCAGCTTTTGGACGTCCCAAAAGACTCGATCCCAAAACTTACCAACAAGCCACTAGCTTAGAAGCCTTATTTGGGTATTTGTATTTAACGAATCCGCAACGTTTAGAGGAATTGTTTAATTATCTTGAGCTTGATTCTAAAGAAGGAGAATGA
- a CDS encoding STAS domain-containing protein, with protein sequence MNLTVSLRGTRDTKDNYQLFRLTGLMDAFSEGTFRKVVGKYIEKGPKHIILDLSQIDFVDSSGLGALVQLVKKAQSSGGTLQIVSNPRVTQTVKLVRLEKFLSLQPSVDDAIENVKNA encoded by the coding sequence CTGAATTTAACCGTGAGCCTTCGGGGTACACGGGATACTAAAGACAACTATCAACTCTTTCGCCTCACTGGATTGATGGATGCTTTCTCAGAAGGCACCTTTCGTAAAGTGGTGGGTAAATATATTGAAAAGGGCCCCAAGCACATTATATTGGATCTCTCTCAGATAGATTTTGTAGACAGTTCGGGATTAGGGGCGCTCGTGCAGCTTGTGAAAAAAGCGCAAAGTAGCGGCGGAACTTTACAGATTGTTTCCAATCCTCGTGTAACTCAAACTGTTAAATTGGTTCGCTTGGAAAAGTTTCTCTCTTTACAGCCATCTGTAGACGATGCGATCGAGAACGTGAAAAATGCCTAG
- the carA gene encoding glutamine-hydrolyzing carbamoyl-phosphate synthase small subunit — MSLTSAQPALLVLADGTTYTGWSFGAPGTVIGEVVFNTGMTGYQEVLTDPSYCGQIVTFTYPELGNTGVNPDDEESAFPHVRGAIARNICHRPSNWRSTQSLPDYLKQHNIPGIYGIDTRALTRKIRTVGAMNGAISTEILDPGELRNLVEQAPSMAGLNLVKEVTTQEAYEWLEPTETAWEFSESVGGNQQPRYTVVALDFGVKRNILRRLASYGCRVIVVPAHTPPEEILKYNPDGIFLSNGPGDPSAVTEGINTTKALVKSDKPVFGICMGHQILGLSLGAETFKLKFGHRGLNQPAGLAQQQVEITSQNHGFAIDPDTIAEDVQITHLNLNDRTVAGLKHKTLPLFSVQYHPEASPGPHDADYLFERFVQAMQHQKEQN, encoded by the coding sequence ATGTCCCTGACCTCTGCACAACCTGCTTTACTTGTCCTGGCTGATGGAACCACCTATACAGGCTGGTCATTCGGCGCTCCAGGAACCGTCATTGGGGAAGTTGTCTTTAATACGGGTATGACCGGATATCAAGAAGTCTTGACTGATCCCAGCTATTGTGGACAAATTGTCACCTTTACCTATCCAGAGTTGGGCAATACTGGGGTTAACCCCGACGATGAAGAATCCGCGTTTCCCCATGTTCGAGGGGCTATCGCCCGTAATATTTGTCACCGTCCGAGTAATTGGCGTTCCACTCAGTCCTTACCGGACTATTTAAAACAGCACAATATTCCCGGTATTTACGGAATTGATACCCGCGCCCTGACTCGGAAAATCCGTACTGTTGGAGCGATGAATGGGGCGATTTCTACGGAAATTTTAGATCCGGGGGAACTGCGAAATTTAGTCGAACAAGCTCCTAGTATGGCTGGGTTGAACTTAGTGAAAGAAGTTACAACCCAAGAAGCTTATGAATGGTTGGAACCTACAGAAACCGCTTGGGAGTTTAGTGAATCTGTTGGGGGAAATCAACAACCGCGTTATACAGTTGTCGCCTTAGACTTTGGGGTAAAACGCAATATTCTGCGACGGTTAGCGAGTTATGGCTGTCGAGTGATTGTCGTTCCAGCCCATACCCCCCCGGAAGAAATTCTCAAATACAATCCCGATGGGATTTTCCTGTCTAATGGCCCTGGTGATCCATCCGCCGTTACCGAAGGGATTAACACAACAAAAGCCCTAGTTAAGTCTGACAAACCCGTGTTTGGGATTTGTATGGGTCATCAAATTTTAGGGTTATCCTTGGGAGCAGAAACGTTTAAATTAAAATTTGGTCATCGAGGCTTAAATCAACCGGCTGGTTTAGCACAACAACAAGTTGAAATTACTAGCCAAAATCATGGGTTTGCTATTGATCCTGATACCATTGCTGAGGATGTACAAATTACTCACCTCAATTTGAATGATCGTACTGTTGCGGGATTAAAACACAAAACTTTACCTTTGTTTTCGGTTCAATATCACCCGGAAGCCAGTCCTGGCCCCCATGATGCTGATTATTTGTTTGAACGTTTTGTTCAAGCGATGCAACACCAGAAAGAACAAAATTAA